The Euzebya sp. genomic interval CGGCGGATCTCCTCGCGGACCACCTCGACCACCTGCGCCGCGCGGGCCGGTGCCGTCCCGGCGTAGACGCCGAAGGTGCCGGTGTCGGCGTACGCGGAGGGGTAGGAGTAGACGCTGTACGCGAGCCCGCGCTTCTCGCGGACCTCCTGGAACAGGCGGCTGGCCATGCCGCCGCCGAGGGCTTGGTTGAGCACGGCCATCGCCCAGCGGCGGTCGTCGCCGCGGGACAGCCCGCTGCCGCCCAGGATCAGGTGGGCCTGCTCGGTCGGCCGGGTGCGGACGCGCAGGGGCGTCCGGGGCGCCGTGGGGGCGCCGCCACCGTCGCTCGGGGGGGTGCCCACGGCCTCGTAGCCGCCGATCGCGTCCCCGACCAGCGCGACCAGCTCGTCGTGGTCGAGGTTGCCCGCGGCGCTGACGGTGATCACGTCGGCGGTGTAGCGCTCGCGCCACCAGCCGGTGACCTGGTCGCGGGTCATCGCCGTCATCGACTCGGTGGTGCCGAGCACCTCGCGACCCAGGGGGTGGTCGCCGAAGAACGCCTCGGCGAACTCGGCGTGCACCAGATCCGAGGGGTCGTCGAGGTGCATGCGCAGCTCTTCGAGGACCACGTCGCGCTCGTTCTCGACCTCGTCCTCGACGATCGTCGAGGAGGTCAGCATGTCGCCCAGCACGTCGATGGCCAGGCCGAGGTCCCGATCGAGGCAGCGCGCGTAGTAGGCGGTGTACTCCTTGGCGGTGAACGCGTTCATGTCACCGCCGACGGCGTCCATCACCTGGGCGATCTCGAGCGCGCTGCGGGTCTCGGTGCCCTTGAACAGCAGGTGCTCGAGGAAGTGCGTCGCACCTTCGAGCGGGCTGGTCTCGTCCCGCGAGCCCACCCCGACCCAGAAGCCCACGCTGACGCTGCGGACGCCGGGGAGGTGCTCGCTGGCCACGCGGATGCCGTTGGGCAGCGTGGACAGGCGGATGCCGTCGGGGAGTGCGGGCTGGTCGTGCATCAGACCTCGGAGGGTGGGGGC includes:
- a CDS encoding M16 family metallopeptidase, whose translation is APTLRGLMHDQPALPDGIRLSTLPNGIRVASEHLPGVRSVSVGFWVGVGSRDETSPLEGATHFLEHLLFKGTETRSALEIAQVMDAVGGDMNAFTAKEYTAYYARCLDRDLGLAIDVLGDMLTSSTIVEDEVENERDVVLEELRMHLDDPSDLVHAEFAEAFFGDHPLGREVLGTTESMTAMTRDQVTGWWRERYTADVITVSAAGNLDHDELVALVGDAIGGYEAVGTPPSDGGGAPTAPRTPLRVRTRPTEQAHLILGGSGLSRGDDRRWAMAVLNQALGGGMASRLFQEVREKRGLAYSVYSYPSAYADTGTFGVYAGTAPARAAQVVEVVREEIRRVLECGLDDDELVRAKGYLAGSTLMALEDTSSRMTRIGRSLTTGVPLLGLDEIMAAIEAVTHADVAEVAEVLLGGPQTLAVVGPLEATDLAGVV